A single genomic interval of Stieleria maiorica harbors:
- a CDS encoding zinc ribbon domain-containing protein — MEIPVVTGLILGGIISLMVKIGLDEFAKNRAKLAESEQAYQAALSELRAYPNDSEKRENALRLGREFSRLSREDNKETVYDELAIKNDIDAACAGSFVEAGRDEVECPSCAELVLRKAVRCKHCGHDLAFLVAGV, encoded by the coding sequence ATGGAGATTCCAGTTGTTACCGGTCTGATTTTGGGCGGCATTATTTCGCTAATGGTCAAGATCGGATTGGATGAGTTCGCGAAAAACAGAGCGAAATTGGCGGAATCCGAACAAGCTTACCAAGCCGCATTGTCAGAACTTCGGGCATACCCCAACGACTCTGAGAAGCGGGAGAATGCTTTGCGTCTTGGTCGCGAATTCTCGCGATTGTCACGTGAGGATAACAAAGAAACTGTCTATGACGAACTTGCCATCAAGAACGACATCGACGCAGCCTGTGCCGGTTCTTTCGTTGAGGCCGGCCGAGATGAGGTTGAATGTCCTTCGTGCGCAGAGTTGGTTTTGCGTAAAGCCGTGCGTTGTAAACACTGTGGCCACGATCTTGCGTTTTTAGTTGCCGGCGTGTGA
- a CDS encoding HEAT repeat domain-containing protein, whose protein sequence is MSIQQTLSSLLGADADAVAAGYRLRELASGDAASAVSVLAHLAGHPDRLGQSDPAIVGALLRVVHTLLVQDRSEASMEIIGTLTPDVIRQIDQSLPPETSNRHLLLHLLTLARSRESLEVFVDILKQRPPSDWMDAAQMLSPLMQHDDWPVDAVFPAALDCLSEPALAASLLDLANYLSRSGRVDEHPAAGILAALIELLGQVSSRLGFFEDNPRAFGDDVPTVQKRLAEAVALAVALCDSLALIGDESAIGKLNQTVLLRHRRVQCEAAGALAKLGDEEGRKRLIELASDPAARLRAIAYADELGIGNEIDEDYRTPDATAEAEMALWLSQPHQMGVPPTHVEVAESRRLLWPSFNDPVDVTLVRFEYNMGDRGYSNLGMTGPAVFTMACDLADMPIDDIFAIYAGWHADHEDIFSVPTESMNEAQRRAMETFQQHLQHLGYEELKPVLLGLFLDERAGVFTANREGTECVVITDGLETIDQATAGRTRPLGAEDLFNLYKGRKMLRTFNP, encoded by the coding sequence GTGTCGATTCAGCAGACCCTTTCCTCGCTCCTTGGCGCCGATGCCGACGCGGTCGCCGCAGGTTACCGCCTCCGCGAACTCGCCTCCGGCGATGCCGCATCGGCCGTCTCCGTCCTGGCCCACTTGGCCGGCCATCCGGACCGTTTGGGCCAGTCCGACCCCGCGATCGTCGGCGCCCTGCTGCGCGTCGTGCACACGCTGCTGGTCCAAGACCGGTCCGAAGCGTCGATGGAGATCATCGGGACGTTGACGCCCGACGTGATCCGTCAAATCGATCAATCGCTGCCGCCGGAAACCTCCAACCGCCATCTGCTGTTGCACCTGTTGACCTTGGCACGCTCGCGCGAGTCGCTGGAGGTGTTTGTCGATATTTTGAAGCAACGCCCGCCGAGCGATTGGATGGACGCGGCTCAAATGCTCAGCCCCTTGATGCAGCATGACGACTGGCCGGTCGACGCCGTCTTCCCGGCGGCCTTGGATTGCCTTTCCGAACCGGCACTAGCCGCCTCGCTGCTCGACTTGGCAAATTATCTGTCGCGCAGCGGACGCGTGGACGAACACCCCGCCGCCGGCATCCTCGCCGCGCTGATCGAATTGCTCGGACAAGTCTCCAGCCGCCTAGGTTTCTTCGAAGACAACCCACGCGCTTTCGGCGACGATGTGCCGACGGTGCAAAAGCGGCTCGCCGAAGCGGTCGCGTTGGCGGTCGCGCTGTGCGATTCACTGGCACTGATCGGCGACGAATCGGCGATCGGAAAACTGAACCAAACCGTCCTGCTGCGACACCGACGCGTGCAATGTGAAGCCGCCGGGGCGCTGGCCAAGCTGGGCGACGAAGAAGGCCGCAAACGACTGATCGAACTCGCCAGCGATCCCGCCGCACGGTTGCGTGCGATCGCCTATGCCGACGAGCTGGGGATCGGCAACGAAATCGACGAGGACTACCGGACGCCCGACGCGACCGCCGAAGCCGAGATGGCGTTGTGGTTGAGCCAGCCGCACCAGATGGGCGTGCCGCCGACCCACGTCGAAGTCGCGGAGTCGCGACGGTTGCTGTGGCCCAGCTTCAACGATCCGGTCGACGTCACGCTGGTCCGCTTCGAATACAACATGGGCGATCGGGGTTACAGCAACCTCGGCATGACCGGTCCGGCCGTCTTCACCATGGCCTGTGACTTGGCGGACATGCCGATCGACGACATCTTTGCCATCTACGCCGGTTGGCACGCTGATCACGAAGACATCTTCTCGGTCCCGACCGAATCGATGAACGAAGCCCAACGCCGGGCGATGGAAACATTCCAGCAACACCTGCAACATCTCGGCTATGAAGAACTCAAACCCGTGTTGCTGGGACTGTTTTTGGACGAACGGGCCGGCGTGTTCACGGCCAACCGCGAAGGCACCGAGTGCGTCGTCATCACCGACGGCTTGGAAACGATCGACCAGGCGACCGCCGGACGCACCCGCCCACTGGGCGCCGAAGATCTGTTCAACCTGTACAAGGGCCGCAAAATGCTGCGGACCTTCAACCCGTAA
- a CDS encoding alpha/beta hydrolase encodes MTRRRNWKRSICVAAGLFGVLTISHETLIPAAAADPTTDQASPTLSDSASTETKPTAFDVKKFANLRYRDHADDRDSAGRCDVYLPQTKSPPGPNTPSGPATPPGPATPPGPATPPEPAIESAPDRRWPVVLVVHGGGWATGDKWTMERHARDLAGNGFAAVAINYRHAPSSKFPDQVDDVRAALVWITENTAKYGWDSGRVGMYGYSAGGHLVSLVATLADEPWESVRQTTAWPQDDERWKKLPPIGAVCIGGPPTDFRDLPPDNTSLSFFLGGSRRELPGVYAAASPICFTSSKDPPFQIIHGEADWIVPVNNAKNFHRSLVDSDVDSSLQTLPGKGHLFAFLSPKLTDWMLEFFEERLAK; translated from the coding sequence ATGACTCGGCGACGAAACTGGAAGCGATCGATCTGTGTTGCCGCAGGCCTTTTCGGCGTCCTGACGATCAGCCACGAGACCTTGATTCCGGCCGCTGCGGCTGATCCGACCACCGATCAAGCGTCGCCTACCCTGTCGGATTCCGCCTCCACCGAGACCAAACCGACGGCTTTTGACGTCAAAAAGTTCGCAAATTTGCGGTATCGGGACCACGCCGATGACCGCGACAGCGCCGGCCGATGTGATGTCTACCTGCCGCAAACAAAGTCACCGCCAGGGCCGAATACACCGTCGGGGCCAGCCACACCGCCGGGGCCAGCCACACCGCCGGGGCCAGCCACACCGCCGGAACCTGCGATCGAGTCCGCCCCGGATCGCCGCTGGCCGGTAGTGCTGGTCGTCCACGGCGGTGGCTGGGCGACGGGCGATAAATGGACGATGGAGCGGCACGCCCGCGATTTGGCCGGGAACGGGTTCGCGGCCGTGGCGATCAATTACCGTCACGCCCCGAGTTCGAAATTCCCCGACCAGGTCGACGACGTTCGCGCCGCACTGGTCTGGATTACCGAAAACACAGCGAAGTACGGTTGGGACAGCGGGCGTGTCGGGATGTATGGTTATTCCGCCGGCGGGCATCTGGTTTCGTTGGTCGCCACGCTCGCCGATGAACCTTGGGAATCCGTCCGCCAAACCACCGCGTGGCCGCAGGACGACGAGCGCTGGAAAAAATTGCCGCCGATCGGTGCCGTTTGCATCGGCGGGCCGCCGACGGACTTTCGCGACCTGCCGCCGGACAACACCTCGCTCTCGTTTTTCCTGGGCGGATCGCGACGCGAGTTGCCCGGCGTCTACGCCGCCGCCTCGCCGATCTGCTTCACCTCGTCCAAAGACCCGCCGTTTCAAATCATCCACGGCGAAGCCGATTGGATCGTCCCGGTCAACAACGCCAAAAACTTTCACCGATCGTTGGTCGACAGCGACGTCGATTCCTCCCTGCAAACGCTGCCCGGCAAAGGCCACCTGTTCGCCTTTCTCAGCCCCAAGCTGACCGATTGGATGCTGGAGTTTTTTGAGGAACGATTGGCGAAGTAG
- a CDS encoding trans-sulfuration enzyme family protein, which produces MPTRRADLSTQCVHAGERRQKDSGSITTPIYTAATFTFESTDDLMRFVNGDEQREEYGRYGNPNERSVEAKIAALEKCEEAIVYGSGMSAIVGLLMTKLSAGDEIVFFDQCYHRSREFCAKHLSRFGVVTRQVTTGDYDAMEAAINRNTKMLVSESPTNPHLSVIDLEKFAAVGKANEVETLIDATLATPYNMNPTEYGIDYVLHSATKYLGGHNDLLAGVICGRSEQLEAVRSMRGILGNISSPHNLYLLERGLKTFELRMQRQNENGLRIAEFLESHPRVERVYYPGLKSHPTHAIAAAQMRGFGGLITFTIRDADWKQTANVVDAARIPRIAPSLGGVESLIEQPLVMSYFHCTPEDRVRFGIADNMIRMSCGIENGDDLIADLEQALSV; this is translated from the coding sequence ATGCCCACGCGTCGCGCGGACCTATCCACACAGTGCGTTCACGCAGGCGAGCGACGGCAAAAGGATTCCGGCAGCATCACCACGCCGATCTACACCGCCGCCACGTTCACCTTCGAATCGACCGACGATTTGATGCGATTCGTCAACGGGGACGAACAGCGTGAAGAATACGGACGCTACGGAAACCCCAACGAACGCAGCGTCGAAGCCAAGATCGCGGCGCTGGAAAAGTGCGAGGAAGCGATCGTCTATGGCAGCGGCATGTCGGCGATCGTCGGATTGCTGATGACCAAACTGTCCGCCGGCGACGAAATTGTTTTCTTCGACCAGTGTTATCACCGCAGCCGCGAATTCTGTGCCAAGCACCTCTCCCGCTTCGGTGTGGTCACCCGTCAAGTGACGACCGGTGATTACGACGCGATGGAAGCGGCGATCAACCGCAACACCAAGATGCTGGTCAGCGAATCGCCGACCAACCCGCACCTTTCGGTCATCGACCTGGAAAAATTTGCCGCCGTCGGCAAAGCCAACGAAGTCGAAACGCTGATCGATGCGACATTGGCCACGCCCTACAACATGAATCCCACCGAGTACGGGATCGACTATGTGCTCCACTCGGCGACCAAGTACCTGGGCGGACACAACGACTTGCTGGCCGGTGTGATCTGTGGCCGCAGCGAGCAACTGGAAGCCGTCCGCAGCATGCGCGGCATCCTGGGCAACATCAGTTCGCCCCACAACCTGTACCTGCTGGAACGGGGATTAAAAACGTTCGAATTGCGGATGCAGCGTCAAAACGAAAATGGGCTGCGGATCGCTGAATTCTTGGAATCTCACCCGCGTGTCGAACGCGTTTATTACCCGGGTCTGAAAAGCCATCCGACCCACGCGATCGCCGCGGCCCAGATGCGAGGCTTTGGCGGGCTGATCACGTTCACGATCCGCGATGCCGATTGGAAGCAAACGGCCAACGTCGTTGATGCCGCTCGGATCCCGCGGATCGCGCCCAGCTTGGGCGGCGTGGAGTCGCTGATCGAGCAACCGTTGGTGATGAGCTACTTCCACTGCACGCCCGAAGACCGCGTGCGATTCGGCATCGCGGACAACATGATCCGCATGTCTTGCGGGATCGAGAACGGTGATGATCTGATCGCCGATCTGGAGCAAGCGCTGTCGGTATGA
- a CDS encoding trans-sulfuration enzyme family protein codes for MSDQDGRGEASRENAFRTRAIHVGNEIDPATGAVVPPIHLASTFRQPGAGEWGEFDYSRSGNPTRSNLQNTLASLESGVGALAFASGMAAIHCVTMLLEQGDHVVAGCDLYGGAYRLLHKICNRSGIDVTLVDMTDADAVSDAVNDRTKLIWAETIGNPRLTIPDLPRLASIAKQRGVLIGVDNTFGTPALVRPLEHGIDIVMHSATKYLGGHSDCLGGTLAVADKDLFDRLYFIQNATGAVLDPLSCFLVSRGLKTLDLRIREQSKTALELSRWLEQHPKVRTVLYPGLESHPQHALAAKTLDGGFGAMVTFELDAGIAETAKACESTKLFHLAVSLGAVESLIEQPATMSHASYDAADRARFGITDGLIRLSVGLESPGDLREDLTQAIDAAL; via the coding sequence ATGAGCGATCAGGATGGCCGCGGCGAGGCGTCGCGCGAAAACGCCTTTCGTACCCGTGCGATTCATGTCGGCAATGAGATCGATCCGGCGACCGGTGCGGTCGTTCCGCCGATTCATTTGGCCAGCACCTTTCGCCAACCCGGTGCGGGCGAGTGGGGCGAGTTCGATTATTCGCGGAGCGGCAACCCGACTCGGAGCAACTTGCAGAACACGCTGGCGTCGTTGGAGTCGGGCGTCGGTGCGTTGGCGTTCGCCAGCGGGATGGCCGCCATCCATTGTGTCACGATGTTGCTGGAGCAAGGTGACCATGTTGTCGCCGGTTGCGATTTGTACGGCGGCGCGTATCGGTTGTTGCACAAGATCTGCAACCGCAGCGGCATCGACGTCACGTTGGTCGACATGACCGATGCCGACGCCGTGTCCGATGCGGTCAACGATCGGACCAAGTTGATCTGGGCCGAAACGATCGGGAACCCGCGTCTGACGATTCCCGATCTGCCGCGGTTGGCGTCGATCGCCAAACAGCGTGGCGTGTTGATCGGAGTCGACAATACCTTCGGAACGCCGGCGCTGGTGCGGCCGTTGGAGCACGGGATCGACATCGTGATGCATTCGGCGACGAAGTACTTGGGCGGTCACAGCGATTGTCTGGGCGGCACACTGGCGGTGGCCGACAAGGACCTTTTTGACCGGCTGTACTTCATTCAAAACGCAACCGGCGCGGTGTTGGATCCGCTGAGTTGTTTCCTGGTCAGCCGTGGGCTGAAGACGTTGGATTTAAGGATTCGCGAACAGTCCAAGACGGCGCTCGAGTTGTCGCGCTGGCTGGAACAGCACCCCAAGGTTCGCACCGTGCTGTACCCGGGGCTGGAAAGTCATCCGCAGCACGCGTTGGCGGCCAAGACGCTCGACGGCGGGTTCGGCGCCATGGTGACGTTTGAACTCGATGCGGGGATCGCAGAAACGGCCAAGGCTTGTGAATCGACCAAGCTGTTTCACCTGGCCGTCAGCCTGGGAGCGGTGGAGTCGTTGATTGAACAACCGGCGACGATGTCCCACGCCAGTTACGATGCCGCCGACCGTGCCCGATTCGGCATCACCGACGGGTTGATCCGATTGTCGGTCGGGCTGGAGTCACCCGGCGACCTGCGCGAGGATTTGACGCAAGCGATCGACGCCGCGTTGTGA